Proteins co-encoded in one Megalops cyprinoides isolate fMegCyp1 chromosome 1, fMegCyp1.pri, whole genome shotgun sequence genomic window:
- the LOC118780154 gene encoding BRISC complex subunit Abraxas 2-like isoform X1: MAASISGYTFSSVCYHSANSNSDHEGFLFGEVRQEETVSISDSQISNTEFLQVVEVHNHEPCAQLFSFYDYAGKVNEDNLGRILKGRKKNVIGWYRFRRNTQQQMSFREQIIHRQLTRVLGVPDLVFLLFSFISTANNSTHALEYVLFRPGRSRYNQRVSLSIPNLGNTSQQEYKVSSVPNTSCSYAKVIKEHGAEFFDRDGVMKDIRTIFQVYSALQEKLQAVCGEVEQSERAKEKVREEVSRLKEQISLRKHKSAQEGRRLQETAAAAAAELNAASVEDSDPSPRSSVAFHSSAADRLGPERPSTSDAPPPYSDSVPRDPLLAPSPAPGTALLPRPQAVGASRHPARSQVFGGTEYPGNGDGSSAEFLDRQAAGQENEEDEEEEEDDEDSSEYENPVNEPSGQSNSRLLALARGRPAAVRPDGNARSSQTSQS; this comes from the exons ATGGCTGCTTCCATTTCGGGTTATACTTTCAGTTCTGTGTGTTATCACAGCGCCAACAGCAATTCTGACCAT gaAGGATTTCTTTTTGGAGAAGTAAGGCAAGAGGAGACTGTCAGCATCAGCGATTCACAGATAAGCAACACCGAATTCCTCCAAGTAGTAG AAGTTCATAATCATGAGCCGTGTGCACAACTGTTTag CTTTTATGACTACGCAGGCAAAGTCAATGAGGATAATCTCGGTAGAATTCTCAAGGGGCGAAAAAAA AACGTCATCGGCTGGTACCGGTTCCGGAGGAACACGCAGCAGCAGATGTCCTTCAGGGAGCAGATCATCCACAGGCAGCTGACCCGTGTGCTGGGCGTGCCCGAcctcgtcttcctcctcttcagctTCATCTCCACCGCCAACAACTCCACGCATGCGCTGGAGTACGTGCTGTTCAGGCCGGGCCGGAG CAGGTACAATCAGAGGGTGTCCCTCAGCATCCCAAACCTGGGGAACACGAGCCAGCAGGAGTACAAGGTGTCGTCTGTCCCCAACACCTCCTGCAGCTATGCCAAGGTCATCAAGGAGCATGG GGCTGAGTTCTTCGACAGAGACGGAGTGATGAAGGATATCAGAACAATCTTCCAGGTCTACAGTGCACTACAAGAGAAACTTCAA GCTGTGTGTGGAGAGGTGGAACAGAGCGAACGCGCGAAAGAGAAGGTCCGAGAGGAAGTGAGCAGACTCAAGGAGCAGATATCTCTCAGGAAACACAAGAGTGCACAGGAGGGAAGGC GACtccaggaaacagcagcagcagcagcagcagagctgaatgCTGCTTCAGTGGAGGATTCAGACCCCTCTCCCCGCTCCAGCGTGGCCTTCCACAGCTCCGCAGCAGACCGGCTGGGCCCAGAGAGGCCCAGTACCTCAGACGCTCCGCCCCCGTACTCAGACTCAGTGCCCCGGGACCCCCTGCTAGCACCGTCCCCTGCGCCCGGCACGGCCCTCCTCCCCCGGCCCCAGGCGGTGGGGGCCTCACGACACCCCGCCCGCAGCCAGGTGTTCGGGGGCACGGAGTACCCCGGGAATGGAGACGGCTCCAGTGCCGAGTTCTTGGACAGACAGGCCGCTGGGCAGGAGAACGAGGAAGacgaagaagaagaggaggacgaCGAGGACAGTAGCGAGTATGAAAACCCGGTTAACGAGCCCTCGGGGCAGTCCAATAGTAGACTACTGGCGCTGGCCCGGGGCCGACCAGCTGCTGTCAGACCAGACGGAAATGCCCGCAGCTCGCAAACCTCTCAGAGCTGA
- the LOC118780148 gene encoding 4-hydroxyphenylpyruvate dioxygenase-like protein, with amino-acid sequence MAAYLCRLHHIGLHVTNVDKIAYDLVAKFKFNLFAARLTEQSRQFAFRKGSAVFIVNERLNHPLHSLNGGVSRGQNSTSPPAQGLSKIYSNVFKVGDRIGNSDCRLLYDVQRNYSVDTACNVCFEVKDVERSFRALRSLGCDFLVPPTNVEDDRGVVSYSVVKSIVGNVCHTLIDKTKYNGPFLPGFQEVENVTKNEARVEELSSCPITHFDHITYACPRKSTPDVMRWYEKHFGFQRFFIERNEDVNEGYVLDEDGIGLRLTAMEYWKCSESGVKLPFEDKKEPDCKFVIAESLPDQGRNQVDTFLEEHKGAGIQHVGLYTKDIVSTARSLSHAGVEFFSPPPAYYTEVGKQQEIVDAGHDPRLLSQHGILLDTDLRQDASDSPCHLTTPENKRYLLQVFTKPIFAEDTFFLELIERRGASGFGEGNIRALWRSVQTYMESEREKGQMQSPESVTVQSGQS; translated from the exons ATGGCAGCCTACTTGTGCCGGTTGCATCACATTGGTCTCCACGTTACAAACGTGGACAAAATAGCGTATGACCTTGTTGCCAAGTTCAAATTTAATCTATTTGCTGCGAGACTGACAGAACAATCAAGACAATTCGCCTTCAGGAAGGGATCGGCGGTTTTCATCGTAAACGAACGATTGAATCACCCCCTCCATAGTTTGAATGGGGGAGTGTCAAGAGGACAGAACAGTACGTCTCCTCCAGCGCAAGGTCTGAGCAAAATATACTCTAATGTTTTCAAAGTTGGGGACAGAATCGGTAACTCTGACTGTAGGCTTCTTTACGACGTCCAGCGTAACTACTCCGTGGATACTGCGTGCAACGTGTGTTTTGAAGTGAAGGATGTGGAGAGGTCATTCAGAGCTCTCCGCAGCCTAGGGTGCGACTTCCTCGTGCCTCCAACAAATGTTGAGGATGACAGAGGAGTTGTTTCTTATTCCGTTGTGAAATCCATCGTGGGCAATGTTTGCCACACGCTAATCGACAAGACGAAATACAATGGACCATTTTTACCCGGTTTTCAAGAGGTTGAAAATGTGACGAAGAATGAGGCACGTGTTGAGGAACTGTCATCTTGTCCGATTACTCATTTTGATCACATAACATATGCGTGTCCTAGGAAAAGCACACCTGACGTTATGCGATGGTACGAGAAGCACTTTGGCTTTCAGAGGTTTTTCATCGAAAG GAATGAGGATGTGAATGAGGGATACGTGCTGGACGAAGACGGGATCGGTCTGCGTCTGACTGCCATGGAGTACTGGAAATGCAGTGAGTCAGGAGTGAAACTCCCTTTTGAGGACAAGAAGGAGCCTGACTGCAAGTTTGTCATCGCAGAGTCACTGCCTGACCAAG GGAGAAACCAGGTGGATACTTTTTTGGAGGAGCACAAGGGGGCAGGGATCCAGCACGTGGGGCTGTACACCAAGGACATCGTCTCCACGGCACGCAGCCTGTCTCATGCCGGGGTGGAAttcttctcccctcctcccgcCTACTACACTGAG GtggggaagcagcaggagaTAGTGGACGCAGGTCACGACCCTCGGCTGCTGTCCCAGCACGGCATCCTTCTGGACACTGACCTACGCCAGGACGCATCGGACTCCCCCTGCCATCTCACAACCCCCGAGAACAAAAG ATACCTCCTCCAGGTGTTCACCAAGCCCATTTTTGCGGAAGACACTTTTTTCCTGGAACTGATCGAGCGAAGGGGGGCGTCCGGTTTCGGGGAGGGGAACATCCGAGCCCTGTGGAGATCCGTGCAGACGTACATGGAAAGCGAAAGAGAGAAGGGGCAGATGCAGAGCCCAGAGAGCGTGACAGTGCAAAGCGGACAAAGCTGA
- the LOC118780154 gene encoding BRISC complex subunit Abraxas 2-like isoform X2: protein MSFREQIIHRQLTRVLGVPDLVFLLFSFISTANNSTHALEYVLFRPGRSRYNQRVSLSIPNLGNTSQQEYKVSSVPNTSCSYAKVIKEHGAEFFDRDGVMKDIRTIFQVYSALQEKLQAVCGEVEQSERAKEKVREEVSRLKEQISLRKHKSAQEGRRLQETAAAAAAELNAASVEDSDPSPRSSVAFHSSAADRLGPERPSTSDAPPPYSDSVPRDPLLAPSPAPGTALLPRPQAVGASRHPARSQVFGGTEYPGNGDGSSAEFLDRQAAGQENEEDEEEEEDDEDSSEYENPVNEPSGQSNSRLLALARGRPAAVRPDGNARSSQTSQS from the exons ATGTCCTTCAGGGAGCAGATCATCCACAGGCAGCTGACCCGTGTGCTGGGCGTGCCCGAcctcgtcttcctcctcttcagctTCATCTCCACCGCCAACAACTCCACGCATGCGCTGGAGTACGTGCTGTTCAGGCCGGGCCGGAG CAGGTACAATCAGAGGGTGTCCCTCAGCATCCCAAACCTGGGGAACACGAGCCAGCAGGAGTACAAGGTGTCGTCTGTCCCCAACACCTCCTGCAGCTATGCCAAGGTCATCAAGGAGCATGG GGCTGAGTTCTTCGACAGAGACGGAGTGATGAAGGATATCAGAACAATCTTCCAGGTCTACAGTGCACTACAAGAGAAACTTCAA GCTGTGTGTGGAGAGGTGGAACAGAGCGAACGCGCGAAAGAGAAGGTCCGAGAGGAAGTGAGCAGACTCAAGGAGCAGATATCTCTCAGGAAACACAAGAGTGCACAGGAGGGAAGGC GACtccaggaaacagcagcagcagcagcagcagagctgaatgCTGCTTCAGTGGAGGATTCAGACCCCTCTCCCCGCTCCAGCGTGGCCTTCCACAGCTCCGCAGCAGACCGGCTGGGCCCAGAGAGGCCCAGTACCTCAGACGCTCCGCCCCCGTACTCAGACTCAGTGCCCCGGGACCCCCTGCTAGCACCGTCCCCTGCGCCCGGCACGGCCCTCCTCCCCCGGCCCCAGGCGGTGGGGGCCTCACGACACCCCGCCCGCAGCCAGGTGTTCGGGGGCACGGAGTACCCCGGGAATGGAGACGGCTCCAGTGCCGAGTTCTTGGACAGACAGGCCGCTGGGCAGGAGAACGAGGAAGacgaagaagaagaggaggacgaCGAGGACAGTAGCGAGTATGAAAACCCGGTTAACGAGCCCTCGGGGCAGTCCAATAGTAGACTACTGGCGCTGGCCCGGGGCCGACCAGCTGCTGTCAGACCAGACGGAAATGCCCGCAGCTCGCAAACCTCTCAGAGCTGA